In a single window of the Agrobacterium fabrum str. C58 genome:
- a CDS encoding DUF2290 domain-containing protein gives MNHLALTSYLGTLAEVGFVNEFRQVVPTRTTNITTIEVGDTSKISGDETGADIAEGSTIHYLACLRQAKYSCILFDGSLVQLKYSTCEGRITNHRYLYFPCPAKLDLRSTADETIYDIVDDACLAGALDAPRLGFMRFDFEPPKREQDRRPPGEHPDAHIHIGIGSCRIPLVSPISVDEFFSFLLKFYYAEFWDHQVHGQSRFREPRTILPLEQGFFHFGWIRPTP, from the coding sequence ATGAACCATCTGGCCTTGACCTCATATCTAGGAACGCTGGCAGAAGTCGGGTTTGTTAACGAATTCAGACAAGTCGTTCCAACAAGAACGACAAACATAACTACTATAGAGGTGGGCGACACATCAAAGATTTCTGGCGATGAAACTGGCGCAGATATCGCGGAGGGAAGCACAATCCATTACCTCGCGTGTCTACGGCAGGCAAAATACTCCTGTATATTGTTTGATGGATCACTCGTGCAGCTAAAATATAGCACCTGTGAAGGGCGAATAACCAATCATAGATATCTCTATTTTCCGTGCCCCGCCAAGCTCGATTTGCGGTCAACTGCTGATGAAACGATTTATGACATTGTCGACGACGCCTGTCTTGCAGGGGCGCTAGACGCGCCTCGGCTTGGCTTCATGCGGTTCGACTTTGAGCCACCTAAGCGCGAGCAGGACCGAAGACCTCCTGGGGAACATCCTGATGCGCACATCCATATAGGTATTGGCAGTTGTCGTATTCCACTGGTCTCGCCGATTAGTGTGGACGAGTTTTTTTCTTTCCTCCTCAAGTTCTACTATGCAGAGTTTTGGGACCATCAGGTGCATGGGCAGTCTAGATTTCGCGAGCCAAGAACAATCCTTCCATTGGAACAAGGATTTTTTCATTTTGGTTGGATCAGGCCCACGCCGTGA
- a CDS encoding tyrosine-type recombinase/integrase — MVTVELKGIHTVKAKGNVYYYAWRGGPRLDGHPGTAAFMASYNEAIANRMEPESGRFRSIITHYKATEFKKLADSTKRVWSPWIDRISEHFGNLSIAQFNRTDKIRPRIRQWRGQYSDTPRAADTGMQVLSRILSHGVDPMGKLSANPAEGIKHLYSSDRSEIIWTDADIAQVKAECSDEVKWVIDLAAHTGLRVSDLLKLSWSHVGPDAIIISTGKSRHKREAIIPRYDALNEILERIPKRSPVILTSSKKKPWKPSGLNTMFWRAKEKAKMLERDLHFHDLRGTAATKFYNAGLSVRVIAEIMAWEEETVGKIIRRYVGRNSATLEHINMLNSKSKDKSG; from the coding sequence ATGGTTACAGTTGAGCTAAAGGGCATCCACACCGTAAAGGCCAAGGGCAATGTTTACTATTACGCTTGGCGCGGTGGCCCAAGGCTCGACGGCCACCCGGGAACGGCTGCTTTCATGGCATCCTATAACGAAGCCATTGCAAACCGCATGGAACCGGAAAGCGGACGCTTCCGCTCAATCATCACCCACTACAAAGCAACAGAGTTTAAGAAGCTCGCCGATTCGACGAAGCGCGTGTGGTCGCCTTGGATTGATCGCATTTCCGAACACTTCGGTAATCTGAGCATTGCGCAATTCAACCGCACTGACAAAATTCGCCCCCGCATCCGGCAATGGCGCGGCCAGTATAGCGACACACCCCGGGCTGCAGACACGGGCATGCAGGTTTTATCCCGCATCCTATCCCATGGCGTTGATCCGATGGGAAAGCTGAGTGCAAATCCAGCCGAAGGCATCAAGCATCTATATAGCTCCGACCGCTCAGAAATCATCTGGACGGACGCCGACATTGCGCAAGTCAAAGCAGAATGCTCTGACGAGGTGAAATGGGTGATTGACCTTGCCGCCCACACCGGCTTGCGCGTCAGCGATCTACTTAAGCTTTCATGGTCGCATGTCGGACCCGATGCCATCATAATTTCGACCGGCAAAAGTAGGCACAAGCGCGAAGCGATCATACCGCGTTATGATGCACTGAATGAAATTCTTGAGCGCATCCCAAAGCGCTCGCCCGTCATCCTTACCAGCTCCAAAAAGAAGCCATGGAAGCCTAGCGGATTGAATACGATGTTTTGGCGGGCGAAAGAGAAAGCGAAAATGCTCGAACGCGATCTCCACTTCCACGACCTACGAGGTACAGCCGCGACAAAATTCTATAACGCAGGCCTTTCGGTGCGCGTGATCGCCGAAATCATGGCGTGGGAGGAGGAGACAGTCGGAAAAATTATCCGCCGGTATGTGGGCCGCAATTCAGCGACATTGGAACATATCAACATGCTCAACAGTAAAAGCAAAGATAAATCTGGATGA
- a CDS encoding YfdQ family protein, whose protein sequence is MDQLTQTAVAEIAKLAALTNAAIVQVPAPADAKGIPSTVPALLDPTSGRLADVSAIFAPWRTRPERKQGTAYAETLESFVQLVERHQTENSVIFAVTDWRDPTFTAVIDYHGDDPDNGKHRVHYAFPLSEEWKAWQSINGKALTQNEFAEFIEDHIAELASPDSDEVKDLELLFKAKVAYPNELVVLSQGLQINAETRVKTAVKLQTGESQIVFEEDHKNANGDPITVPGVFVLNIAPFFQGESIRLPVRLRYRLREGKLSWTCMLYRPDTHITKAVTFALHETAAELGLPKFAGKPEMSA, encoded by the coding sequence ATGGACCAACTCACCCAAACCGCCGTCGCCGAAATCGCAAAGCTCGCGGCTTTGACCAACGCCGCGATTGTGCAGGTTCCGGCACCTGCCGACGCCAAGGGCATTCCCTCCACCGTCCCGGCGCTGCTGGACCCGACCAGCGGCAGGCTGGCGGACGTGTCCGCGATCTTCGCACCGTGGCGCACCCGCCCGGAGCGCAAGCAGGGCACCGCCTATGCCGAGACGCTGGAATCCTTCGTCCAGCTTGTCGAGCGCCACCAGACGGAAAACAGCGTCATCTTTGCGGTGACGGACTGGCGCGACCCCACGTTCACCGCCGTCATCGACTATCACGGCGACGACCCGGACAACGGCAAGCACCGCGTGCACTATGCGTTCCCGCTTTCCGAAGAATGGAAAGCTTGGCAGAGCATCAATGGCAAGGCCCTGACGCAGAACGAGTTTGCGGAATTCATCGAAGACCATATCGCCGAACTGGCCTCGCCGGACTCTGACGAGGTGAAAGACCTCGAATTGCTGTTCAAGGCCAAAGTGGCCTATCCGAATGAACTGGTAGTGCTGTCGCAGGGCTTGCAGATCAACGCCGAAACCCGCGTCAAGACGGCTGTGAAATTGCAAACCGGTGAAAGCCAGATCGTTTTCGAGGAAGACCACAAGAACGCCAACGGCGACCCGATCACCGTGCCGGGCGTCTTCGTCCTCAATATCGCGCCGTTTTTCCAGGGTGAAAGCATTCGCTTGCCCGTGCGCCTGCGCTACCGCCTTCGCGAAGGCAAGCTTTCGTGGACCTGCATGCTTTACCGGCCCGATACCCACATCACCAAGGCCGTGACCTTCGCCCTGCACGAAACCGCCGCAGAACTTGGCCTGCCGAAGTTCGCGGGCAAGCCGGAAATGTCGGCCTGA